One region of Micromonospora ureilytica genomic DNA includes:
- the hisG gene encoding ATP phosphoribosyltransferase: protein MLRVAIPNKGTLAEPAAQMLREAGYRQRTDPKDLVCRDEANDVEFFYLRPKDIATYVGSGDLDLGITGRDLLIDSAAPAEEVVDLAFGRATFRFAARPDDIASVQELGGHRIATAYPGLVERHLGEVGVKADVIRLDGAVENAVRLGVADVIADVVETGATLRQAGLVVFGEPLLRSSAVLVRRAGAPAQPQAEQLLRRLHGVLVARRYVMLAYDVPAGLLDRASGLTPGIESPTVSPLHREGWVAVQAMVLRDDVHRIMDELYELGARAILVTNIHACRL from the coding sequence ATGCTGCGTGTCGCCATTCCCAACAAGGGCACCCTGGCCGAACCGGCCGCCCAGATGCTGCGCGAGGCGGGCTACCGCCAGCGCACCGACCCCAAGGACCTCGTCTGCCGGGACGAGGCCAACGACGTCGAATTCTTCTACCTGCGCCCGAAGGACATCGCCACCTACGTCGGCTCCGGCGACCTCGACCTGGGGATCACCGGCCGGGACCTGCTGATCGACTCGGCCGCGCCGGCCGAGGAGGTCGTCGACCTCGCCTTCGGCCGGGCCACCTTCCGCTTCGCCGCCCGCCCCGACGACATCGCCTCCGTCCAGGAGCTCGGCGGTCACCGGATCGCCACCGCGTACCCGGGGCTGGTCGAGCGGCACCTCGGCGAGGTGGGGGTCAAGGCCGACGTGATCCGCCTCGACGGCGCCGTGGAGAACGCCGTACGCCTCGGCGTCGCCGACGTGATCGCGGACGTTGTGGAGACCGGCGCGACCCTGCGCCAGGCGGGCCTGGTGGTCTTCGGTGAGCCGCTGCTGCGCTCGTCGGCGGTGCTGGTCCGGCGCGCCGGCGCGCCCGCACAACCACAGGCCGAGCAGTTGCTGCGCCGCCTGCACGGCGTGCTGGTGGCCCGCCGCTACGTGATGCTCGCCTACGACGTGCCGGCCGGTCTGCTGGACCGGGCCAGCGGGCTCACCCCGGGCATCGAGTCGCCCACCGTGTCGCCGCTGCACCGCGAGGGCTGGGTGGCGGTGCAGGCGATGGTGCTCCGCGACGACGTGCACCGCATCATGGACGAGCTGTACGAGCTGGGCGCCCGCGCCATCCTCGTCACCAACATCCACGCCTGTCGCCTCTGA